A genomic region of Gammaproteobacteria bacterium contains the following coding sequences:
- a CDS encoding 23S rRNA (uridine2552-2'-O)-methyltransferase has product MVAVRLAWFISSVCSAFRLFDLPYQDRIRYVARRSGVLPPLSYLCLPVSRTKSSARWLDRHFSDPYVRQAQARGLPSRAAFKLEEIQQRDRLLRPGMTVVDLGAAPGGWSRVAATLVGPKGRVVALDLLPMEATAGVEFIQGDFRESSICERLLTTLGERRVGLVLSDMAPNLSGIPTVDQPRTLYLAELADEFAQRVLDRDGSLLMKVFQGEGCDAFIKQLRSRFKTVALRKPPASRPESREVYVLAKGFIV; this is encoded by the coding sequence ATGGTTGCGGTGAGGTTGGCGTGGTTCATATCATCAGTTTGTTCTGCGTTTAGGCTTTTCGATCTTCCCTACCAAGACCGCATACGGTATGTTGCACGGCGATCCGGAGTACTTCCCCCATTGTCCTACCTGTGTTTACCTGTGTCCCGCACCAAAAGCAGTGCCCGTTGGTTGGATCGCCACTTTTCCGATCCCTACGTCCGTCAGGCCCAAGCTCGGGGGCTACCGTCGCGGGCTGCCTTCAAGTTAGAGGAGATCCAACAACGCGATCGGCTGCTGCGACCAGGAATGACGGTCGTAGATCTGGGAGCGGCGCCTGGAGGGTGGTCACGGGTAGCGGCAACCCTCGTGGGACCGAAGGGACGAGTAGTTGCCTTGGACCTCCTGCCGATGGAGGCCACTGCGGGAGTAGAATTCATCCAAGGTGACTTTCGAGAGTCATCGATCTGCGAGCGACTTCTAACGACCCTGGGAGAACGGCGGGTGGGCTTGGTCCTCTCTGATATGGCGCCGAATTTGAGTGGAATTCCTACCGTAGACCAGCCACGAACCCTATATCTTGCGGAATTGGCGGATGAATTCGCACAGCGTGTGCTCGACCGCGACGGGTCTCTGCTGATGAAGGTGTTTCAAGGCGAGGGCTGTGATGCTTTTATCAAACAGTTGCGTAGCCGATTCAAAACGGTGGCGTTGCGTAAACCTCCAGCCTCTCGCCCGGAAAGTCGAGAAGTCTATGTATTGGCCAAGGGTTTTATAGTGTAG
- a CDS encoding polar amino acid transport system substrate-binding protein yields MPIKFPYYSSALRVLSLVMLLTGPVVARAATDADSYRWEGWNFLADLPSEPVRSGSEVNYPPFSNVTPDDHASGFSVELLRAVLAVMGREVRFEIGARSVLEQELIEHRLQVLPIAARTVERETLFDFSVPYLKMPGTIVVRKGDNRIRETTDLRDKKILVMEGDIAESYVLNHQLTDSVITAKNFVDALKQLDSGVGDAVVMQKLVAQRLIDVLSLNLTTVGQPLANYQELCFAVRNGDKKLLAMLNEGLASTIADGTFEHLRQKWLIPLPEYYYPSQFLRIITILCMALFLAWGLRWSWHGSLRKAVKTRTVELSESNRQLTQDIIERRLAEEGLRRYAAEMADLYDHAPVGYHSLDAEGVFVRINDTELAWLGYTREELLWRKRFQDLLSPESVMAFQRSFPIFKEYGWVKDLEFDMVRKDGSLLPVLLSTIVVRGDTGGYLMDRSTVYDITERRRAEIALRQRETELREAQRLAQVGSWEWTPQTDALHWSDERYRIAGIDPTLPPPTYQNLSQFYTPASLARLTPMMQQTLRTGDPYEDELETIHPDGSTGWVNIRGEVRRDSQGTVIGLRGTVQDITERKRVENELLRHREHLELLVAERTAELRESELRYRTVADFTADWETWRGEDGQYRYVSPASENITGYPASAFLNDADLMERIIYPDDRERVVAHLHNQADHQTPTTMEFRIIRADGQVAWIEHICRPIYDDANRYAGSRASNRDITERKRAEEALREADQRKDQFLAILGHELRNPLAPIRNAAELLHQGTSLTSDQVRWAADLLGRQVSHITRLVDDLLDVSRITRGKVQLQRIPVDLTEIASRALEQTRPLLEEAHHRLQTSFPAQPLTVEADPVRLAQVIGNLLTNTAKYTDPGGTVWLTVAEEAGQAVVQVRDNGIGIPPDLLPRVFDMFIQAEQGLDRARGGLGLGLTLARSLVEMHGGHIEAQSSGRGQGSTFTVRLPLWRVSTSPPALTQSTSTPSSTRTILVVDDNPDVAESFALLLEIWGHHVHVVYNGEAAIATCSQLRPEIVFLDIGLPGIDGYETARRLRQTEAGRAVYLVAVTGYGQEEDVAQATAAGFDAHLLKPVVPEALEACLAR; encoded by the coding sequence ATGCCAATCAAATTCCCCTATTACTCATCCGCCTTACGGGTTCTGTCGCTGGTTATGCTGCTGACGGGGCCGGTGGTGGCCCGTGCCGCCACTGACGCAGACAGCTATCGATGGGAGGGTTGGAATTTCCTCGCAGACCTCCCCTCTGAACCGGTTCGCTCGGGCAGTGAGGTCAACTATCCCCCATTTTCAAACGTAACTCCCGACGATCACGCCAGTGGCTTTTCAGTGGAGTTGTTGCGTGCGGTCCTTGCGGTCATGGGGCGAGAGGTCCGGTTCGAGATTGGTGCTCGGTCCGTCCTCGAACAAGAGCTGATTGAGCACCGTCTCCAGGTGCTTCCCATTGCAGCGCGCACTGTCGAACGTGAAACCCTTTTTGACTTTAGTGTCCCGTATCTGAAAATGCCAGGCACCATTGTGGTACGAAAAGGTGATAACCGCATCCGGGAGACCACCGACCTTAGGGATAAGAAGATTCTGGTTATGGAAGGTGACATCGCAGAAAGCTACGTGTTAAACCACCAACTCACGGATTCTGTAATTACCGCAAAGAATTTTGTCGATGCCCTAAAACAACTGGACAGTGGGGTCGGCGATGCTGTAGTGATGCAGAAACTAGTGGCGCAGAGACTCATTGATGTTTTATCCCTCAACCTTACAACGGTTGGCCAGCCTCTCGCCAATTATCAAGAACTGTGCTTCGCTGTGCGTAATGGCGATAAGAAACTATTAGCGATGCTGAACGAAGGTCTGGCTTCGACCATCGCCGATGGCACCTTCGAGCACCTTCGGCAAAAATGGCTAATACCGCTACCGGAATATTACTACCCCTCGCAGTTTTTGCGGATCATCACAATACTGTGCATGGCGCTGTTTCTCGCGTGGGGACTTCGATGGAGCTGGCATGGTTCACTGCGCAAAGCGGTCAAGACGCGAACTGTGGAATTGTCGGAATCCAACCGCCAACTCACGCAAGATATTATTGAACGTCGTCTAGCGGAAGAGGGCCTACGTCGCTATGCCGCAGAGATGGCCGACCTCTACGACCACGCCCCCGTTGGTTACCACTCCCTGGACGCCGAAGGCGTCTTCGTTCGTATCAATGACACCGAGTTGGCCTGGCTTGGTTACACCCGAGAAGAACTCCTCTGGCGCAAACGCTTTCAGGACCTGTTGAGCCCAGAGAGTGTGATGGCCTTCCAGCGTAGTTTCCCGATTTTTAAGGAGTATGGTTGGGTAAAAGACCTAGAATTTGACATGGTACGCAAGGACGGTAGCCTTCTCCCGGTCCTGCTCAGTACCATTGTTGTGCGAGGAGATACCGGCGGCTATCTAATGGATCGTTCCACGGTCTACGATATCACCGAGCGTCGACGGGCAGAGATTGCCCTGCGTCAGCGCGAGACCGAATTGCGGGAGGCGCAACGACTGGCTCAAGTAGGGAGTTGGGAGTGGACCCCCCAGACCGATGCTCTCCACTGGTCTGACGAGCGTTATCGTATTGCTGGCATCGACCCGACTCTGCCACCACCTACTTACCAAAACCTGTCCCAATTCTATACCCCCGCCAGCCTCGCCCGGCTAACGCCGATGATGCAACAGACGCTCCGGACCGGGGATCCCTACGAAGACGAGCTGGAAACCATTCACCCCGATGGCTCCACGGGTTGGGTCAATATCCGTGGTGAGGTGCGACGCGATTCGCAAGGAACGGTTATAGGGCTGCGTGGTACGGTCCAGGACATCACCGAGCGTAAACGGGTCGAAAACGAGTTGCTACGCCATCGCGAACACCTTGAGCTATTGGTTGCGGAACGCACCGCAGAATTGCGAGAGAGTGAGCTGCGTTATCGCACCGTGGCCGATTTCACCGCCGACTGGGAGACCTGGCGCGGCGAGGATGGTCAATACCGCTACGTTTCCCCGGCTAGCGAGAATATTACTGGCTATCCTGCATCCGCTTTCTTGAATGACGCGGACCTTATGGAGCGCATTATCTATCCCGATGATCGGGAGCGCGTCGTTGCCCACCTCCACAATCAAGCCGACCACCAAACCCCGACGACCATGGAATTCCGCATCATCCGGGCGGATGGTCAGGTGGCGTGGATTGAACATATCTGTCGACCGATCTATGACGACGCCAACCGCTACGCCGGTAGCCGGGCTAGTAACCGCGATATCACCGAGCGTAAGCGCGCCGAAGAGGCATTACGCGAGGCGGATCAGCGTAAGGATCAATTCTTGGCCATCCTCGGCCACGAATTGCGCAATCCGTTGGCCCCCATTCGTAACGCTGCCGAGCTATTGCACCAAGGGACCTCACTCACCTCGGACCAAGTACGCTGGGCAGCAGACCTACTCGGTCGTCAGGTCTCCCACATTACCCGTCTGGTAGATGACCTACTCGATGTCTCACGGATTACCCGCGGCAAGGTTCAACTCCAGCGAATACCCGTAGACCTCACGGAGATTGCCTCGCGTGCCCTGGAGCAGACTCGCCCTCTCCTGGAAGAGGCTCACCATCGCCTCCAAACCAGTTTCCCGGCTCAACCGCTAACCGTAGAGGCGGATCCGGTACGGCTCGCCCAGGTCATTGGCAACCTCCTTACCAACACCGCAAAATACACCGACCCAGGTGGTACGGTGTGGCTCACCGTGGCCGAGGAAGCAGGGCAGGCGGTAGTGCAAGTACGCGATAACGGGATCGGCATCCCACCCGATCTGCTGCCTCGAGTCTTCGATATGTTCATTCAGGCCGAACAAGGGCTCGATCGAGCGCGCGGAGGACTGGGGCTGGGGCTGACCTTGGCGCGGAGTCTTGTGGAAATGCACGGCGGACACATCGAGGCACAGAGTTCGGGGCGGGGACAGGGTAGTACCTTCACCGTTCGTCTGCCATTGTGGCGGGTATCGACCTCCCCTCCAGCCTTGACCCAATCCACCTCCACCCCCTCGTCCACCCGCACGATCCTGGTCGTAGACGACAATCCGGATGTGGCAGAGTCCTTCGCTCTGTTGCTAGAAATTTGGGGGCACCATGTCCACGTTGTCTACAACGGCGAGGCCGCAATTGCGACGTGTAGCCAATTGCGCCCGGAAATTGTCTTTCTGGATATAGGCCTACCCGGAATTGATGGCTATGAGACCGCGCGTCGCTTGCGTCAAACAGAGGCTGGTCGTGCCGTTTATCTAGTTGCCGTCACCGGTTATGGCCAAGAAGAGGATGTGGCTCAGGCCACTGCGGCAGGCTTTGATGCCCATCTGCTCAAGCCAGTAGTACCAGAGGCCCTAGAAGCGTGCCTTGCACGATAA
- a CDS encoding transposase has translation MDFKGHVAMREGRCHPLTVLDDHSRYAVCLRACLNEQTATVQQALTETFRCHGLPWRMTMDNGSPWGDTLGSPYTPLTVWLMRLGIRVSHSRPYHPQTQGKDERFHRTLKAELLAHITFSDQIEAQKCFDAWRDLYNLERPHESLALRPPSSRYRPSTKPFLEDLPPIEYAPDDIVRKVQGQGELSYLGREWRVGKAFHGHSVALRPTTQDGLLDVFFCQHGLYTPGGRGTFSFLTA, from the coding sequence ATGGATTTCAAGGGCCATGTGGCGATGCGTGAAGGGCGTTGCCACCCGCTAACGGTGCTGGACGACCATTCACGCTATGCCGTCTGCTTACGCGCCTGCCTCAATGAACAGACCGCCACTGTTCAACAGGCCCTAACGGAAACCTTTCGCTGTCATGGCCTACCTTGGCGGATGACAATGGACAACGGTTCGCCGTGGGGAGATACGTTGGGTTCCCCTTATACACCCCTAACAGTTTGGTTAATGCGGCTGGGTATCCGGGTCAGCCACAGCCGCCCTTACCATCCGCAAACCCAGGGGAAGGACGAACGCTTTCACCGTACCCTCAAAGCCGAACTTTTGGCCCATATCACGTTTTCCGACCAAATCGAGGCGCAAAAATGCTTTGATGCCTGGCGCGACCTCTATAACCTGGAACGCCCTCATGAATCCCTAGCGTTGCGCCCTCCCTCCAGCAGGTATCGACCCAGCACAAAACCGTTTCTAGAGGATTTGCCACCGATTGAATATGCTCCCGATGACATCGTGCGCAAGGTCCAAGGACAGGGGGAGCTAAGCTACCTAGGACGGGAGTGGAGGGTGGGTAAGGCTTTCCATGGCCATTCGGTCGCCCTGCGTCCCACCACTCAAGACGGTTTGTTGGATGTATTTTTCTGCCAACACGGTCTATACACTCCCGGGGGGAGAGGGACGTTTTCGTTTCTCACCGCATAG
- a CDS encoding conserved hypothetical protein (Evidence 4 : Unknown function but conserved in other organisms), with protein MLFRGQLIAETPIYRGNARKSLFTRDGDGTQRLVSLAGEISGTAQSLMDAFIGQSRDGKNTGLLNRLWLRLYGTPMPAQLIANVNCELQKACYPRDHFFDLRMGIKLDEDRWTAEANANYKMETVFRNAIFDFTLAANDAALRDGENASRLHYMLQELIAGRFWFGMGKSTGLGRVRLELESPLPAPVTQPVLQSHINHLRMKLTFNAQNPVLVGWNWGKIDPTVPAFSAVEGRLLLSSLREIPEVIRERLTMVMGGPILNPDDWKHKLADYLPRLSAVWLQGRSSGDAEVWLLNSTALAKLGKGKFPVSKKILDSLQPLCSQSFPSQATAEAAIKGVLGDKSNMFKRILEAMERRRQTVVQFNHEDWLTLAAALGLDPALETQLAACLGDEVATLRILSEACAPVLSRLGQQIDHQINLLQSDPWVDGELSNREQHLLIKTMLLDGRINEIQWNDRSHPPEGVSASAWQTFIEEHSRVRYQHMTHTGNLRKSITNDRNFIEFIKSHRARARQELGQPHHIDFRSGGHSNRNISRQYGKPYDNIFMRLLTWKPSTREHGAWEVYISGATIKGAFRKRASQVLKTLWGESPRTTQFLEYLFGAQGKRGTVLFSDAYLVDPKDLRQAWCSMDGVKMDPQTGRPQEKAKQDYLFAYGKDLTFQWRMDLQDITERDLEIVSFLTHLLNDFQHGDIPLGGNKSNGFGWVEAKIAEIEWLAANPAGVSAKLFGNRVLTKEGVWHKLHLTGAEAAGGLQIGAPLKLQVSTQPPPRSKSGFISHRSFGGYSGTLVIEAELMAPLHIKESGEPTATVSLNDGQVNGWDFFSMATPEAAARPTDKAYALPSRSIKGMLRHVYSIASDSSQLSSDLTHLNPADRLFGWVGLGPNQSIMGRVSFSFGLFDAAAQSSWFAVPFPYTGWAFENGKWNHKAGRAVPRTMVGANWRLFQHTPLAPTVTRLDTFQPNTAQASYFRALLPGSKARFTIRFWNLEELEFQRLIWSIVLEPGLAHKIGHHRHLGFGSLRLRILPESFLIDWAKRYSQQEWRIPIRVEDWRKGAVVAHAQELKKALHVQSL; from the coding sequence ATGCTATTCCGAGGTCAACTCATTGCAGAGACGCCGATCTATCGCGGGAATGCGCGTAAATCCCTGTTTACTCGAGATGGTGACGGTACCCAACGGTTGGTCTCACTCGCGGGAGAAATTTCCGGGACTGCCCAATCGTTGATGGACGCATTCATTGGCCAATCACGTGACGGAAAGAATACCGGTCTACTGAATCGACTGTGGCTGCGCTTGTATGGCACCCCGATGCCTGCCCAATTGATTGCTAATGTTAACTGCGAATTGCAGAAGGCCTGTTATCCACGCGATCACTTCTTCGATCTCCGCATGGGTATTAAGCTGGATGAAGACCGCTGGACTGCGGAGGCAAACGCCAACTACAAAATGGAAACGGTGTTTCGCAATGCGATTTTCGATTTCACCCTCGCCGCCAATGATGCGGCATTGCGCGATGGTGAAAATGCATCACGCCTCCATTACATGCTCCAGGAGTTAATTGCAGGACGTTTCTGGTTTGGAATGGGAAAAAGTACCGGTCTCGGACGGGTACGACTCGAATTAGAGAGCCCCTTACCCGCACCTGTAACCCAACCCGTACTACAGTCGCACATTAATCACCTGCGTATGAAATTGACCTTCAATGCGCAGAATCCCGTGTTGGTTGGTTGGAATTGGGGGAAAATCGATCCCACCGTACCCGCCTTTTCCGCAGTAGAGGGACGGCTGTTGCTGTCTTCTCTACGCGAGATTCCCGAGGTCATTCGCGAGCGTCTTACCATGGTTATGGGGGGACCGATCCTCAACCCCGACGATTGGAAACATAAACTGGCCGACTATCTGCCGCGCCTCAGCGCCGTTTGGTTACAAGGGCGTTCCAGTGGTGATGCCGAAGTCTGGCTGTTAAACAGTACCGCACTCGCCAAGTTGGGAAAAGGAAAATTCCCGGTATCCAAAAAGATCCTCGATAGCCTTCAGCCGTTATGCTCCCAATCCTTTCCTAGCCAGGCAACAGCCGAGGCCGCCATTAAGGGGGTGTTAGGTGACAAGTCCAATATGTTCAAGCGTATCCTCGAAGCAATGGAGCGCCGTCGCCAAACCGTGGTTCAATTTAACCATGAAGATTGGCTAACGCTTGCCGCTGCCCTTGGATTGGACCCCGCCTTGGAAACGCAACTCGCCGCCTGTCTGGGCGATGAAGTGGCAACCCTTCGGATATTATCGGAGGCATGTGCCCCCGTGTTGTCCCGGCTTGGCCAACAAATCGACCACCAGATCAATTTGCTGCAAAGCGACCCATGGGTCGATGGTGAACTCTCTAATCGCGAACAACACCTGTTGATCAAGACCATGCTCTTGGATGGCAGGATTAATGAAATACAGTGGAATGACCGCAGCCATCCGCCAGAAGGGGTGAGCGCGAGTGCCTGGCAAACCTTTATCGAGGAGCACAGTCGTGTCCGCTATCAACACATGACCCATACCGGGAATCTACGCAAGAGCATTACCAATGACCGAAACTTTATCGAGTTCATTAAGAGCCATCGCGCCCGTGCCCGACAGGAATTAGGCCAGCCACACCATATCGATTTCCGTTCGGGTGGACACTCTAATCGCAACATCTCTCGCCAATACGGCAAGCCCTATGACAATATCTTCATGCGCTTGCTGACTTGGAAACCCTCAACCCGCGAGCACGGTGCTTGGGAGGTCTATATTTCGGGGGCAACGATTAAGGGAGCATTCCGTAAACGTGCCTCTCAAGTTCTGAAGACCCTGTGGGGCGAATCCCCACGCACGACCCAATTCCTAGAGTACCTCTTTGGGGCACAGGGAAAACGCGGCACCGTATTATTTTCGGATGCGTATCTGGTAGACCCTAAAGATCTTCGGCAGGCGTGGTGTTCTATGGATGGGGTCAAAATGGACCCGCAAACTGGTCGCCCCCAGGAAAAGGCCAAGCAAGATTATTTGTTCGCCTATGGTAAGGATCTAACGTTTCAGTGGCGGATGGATCTGCAAGACATTACCGAACGCGATCTAGAAATCGTCTCGTTCTTAACCCATCTACTGAATGATTTCCAGCACGGTGATATTCCACTAGGCGGAAATAAGAGTAATGGATTCGGTTGGGTTGAGGCCAAGATTGCTGAGATCGAATGGCTGGCCGCAAATCCCGCAGGTGTTAGCGCCAAACTCTTCGGAAATCGTGTACTAACCAAAGAAGGCGTCTGGCATAAATTGCACCTAACGGGTGCCGAGGCCGCCGGCGGTTTGCAGATTGGCGCACCATTAAAGCTACAGGTCTCCACCCAACCGCCACCGCGTAGCAAATCTGGTTTCATTTCGCACCGCTCCTTCGGTGGGTATTCGGGTACCTTGGTCATAGAGGCTGAGCTTATGGCACCGCTCCATATCAAGGAGAGTGGTGAACCCACCGCAACGGTAAGTCTGAATGATGGTCAAGTAAATGGTTGGGATTTCTTCTCGATGGCAACCCCCGAGGCGGCGGCACGTCCCACCGACAAAGCTTATGCACTCCCCAGCCGCAGCATTAAGGGAATGTTGCGCCACGTCTATTCTATTGCCAGTGATTCCTCCCAACTGAGTAGCGACCTCACTCACTTGAATCCCGCAGATCGCCTCTTTGGATGGGTAGGGCTAGGCCCCAACCAATCCATTATGGGGCGGGTATCGTTCAGCTTTGGTCTGTTTGACGCCGCAGCGCAATCCTCTTGGTTTGCGGTTCCTTTTCCGTATACGGGATGGGCCTTCGAAAATGGAAAATGGAACCACAAGGCCGGACGCGCGGTTCCTCGCACCATGGTAGGAGCTAATTGGCGTTTGTTCCAACACACACCACTTGCCCCTACCGTAACTCGGTTGGATACTTTTCAACCGAATACCGCACAGGCCAGCTATTTCCGTGCCCTCCTGCCTGGTAGTAAGGCCCGCTTCACCATTCGTTTCTGGAATCTGGAAGAATTGGAATTCCAGCGACTGATTTGGTCGATCGTCCTCGAACCAGGATTGGCACACAAGATCGGCCACCATCGCCATCTTGGATTCGGCAGCCTGCGGCTACGCATCTTGCCCGAGAGCTTTTTAATTGATTGGGCTAAACGTTATTCCCAGCAGGAATGGCGCATACCAATCCGTGTGGAAGATTGGCGCAAAGGGGCTGTTGTTGCCCATGCCCAGGAATTGAAGAAGGCGTTGCATGTTCAGTCGCTTTGA
- a CDS encoding conserved hypothetical protein (Evidence 4 : Unknown function but conserved in other organisms): protein MFSRFDWLRRSRTGTELLATLQYMASYPDIPEGIGPPHSALHGPCQRCWIYPRAVKEDRQSRYCETCGIILKEAWRLRAISRNCVVVWGFVNQLPDQLQIGGRFRNSTIFDPYVHDDQRFLLMLYQRELRPWLQELMIYNGTNLRGFIQILPTSGLRETGMGDVLCRVIQNEAQFSMDLLRIRFFAETQQIFAPNFYDRKGVLTFDVTEFLGALEMATVFRSLLRPDEQEQVYQVLRMNNSNEEKFYWGRLLNGLSAEARDMLQAWRMRQWSIAQINLLYDLMHYVEFQPSR, encoded by the coding sequence ATGTTCAGTCGCTTTGATTGGTTGCGGCGGAGCCGAACAGGGACGGAGTTGTTGGCCACCCTCCAATATATGGCTAGCTATCCCGATATCCCGGAGGGAATCGGGCCGCCTCATTCTGCGCTACATGGACCTTGCCAGCGTTGTTGGATCTATCCACGCGCTGTCAAAGAGGATAGGCAGAGCCGTTATTGTGAGACCTGTGGGATCATCTTAAAAGAGGCGTGGCGATTGCGTGCTATTTCGCGTAATTGCGTCGTGGTGTGGGGCTTTGTCAATCAATTGCCTGATCAGCTACAGATTGGTGGTCGATTCCGTAACAGTACCATCTTCGACCCCTATGTCCACGACGATCAACGCTTTTTGCTCATGCTCTATCAGCGAGAATTGCGCCCCTGGTTGCAAGAGTTAATGATCTACAATGGCACTAATCTCCGAGGTTTTATCCAGATATTACCAACCAGCGGTCTGCGCGAAACGGGCATGGGTGATGTATTGTGTCGAGTAATCCAGAATGAGGCTCAGTTTTCTATGGATTTGCTACGCATCCGCTTCTTTGCCGAGACACAACAGATCTTCGCGCCGAATTTCTATGACCGTAAAGGAGTACTTACCTTCGATGTCACCGAGTTCTTAGGCGCCCTGGAAATGGCAACAGTGTTTCGTTCACTGTTGCGTCCTGATGAGCAAGAACAGGTCTACCAGGTATTGAGGATGAATAACAGCAACGAGGAAAAATTCTACTGGGGACGTTTGCTGAATGGACTTAGCGCGGAAGCCAGAGATATGCTCCAGGCGTGGCGAATGCGGCAGTGGTCGATCGCACAGATCAATCTGCTCTATGACTTGATGCACTATGTTGAATTTCAACCGTCCCGTTAG
- a CDS encoding CRISPR_Cas6 domain-containing protein encodes MLDFIRPITLIRYLIVWRVTSPVVLIPRCLPNEIMAVLGKLIEENLPTPQNRAWRKALASPTMRWPIEVVLFTPCLLNKRAYGKDEMVVWELKLIGGAADHGLFLEVILPAMEKAATTREISVRGARNLWGHFDIQAVYAARGRNWEAFVEEGKLNMGYRVTPTQWAEGLVFDKTIANLCSLTWVTPFEFPVAGPGDSSAMDVAPTLRNIFDALMRRMTLFLPGRPDAQRVTDVWAQLSPEKLEKIELILQQETNRSLIVRDKLQPPPKEWPGQKVGTQVFQSIDPALLPYLELASILHVGEHTRLGCGTFVLA; translated from the coding sequence ATGTTGGATTTTATTCGCCCCATTACGCTCATTCGCTATCTGATCGTATGGCGCGTTACCAGCCCCGTGGTGCTCATACCCCGCTGCCTCCCAAACGAAATAATGGCCGTGTTGGGAAAGTTGATAGAGGAAAACCTGCCGACCCCCCAGAACCGTGCATGGCGTAAAGCACTAGCCTCTCCGACGATGCGTTGGCCAATTGAAGTGGTTCTATTTACTCCATGCCTTTTGAATAAACGAGCCTATGGTAAAGATGAAATGGTGGTATGGGAACTTAAATTGATTGGTGGGGCTGCCGACCATGGATTATTTCTCGAAGTAATTCTGCCAGCAATGGAAAAGGCAGCGACAACCCGTGAAATTTCTGTGCGGGGTGCGCGTAATCTGTGGGGTCATTTTGATATTCAAGCTGTCTATGCAGCACGTGGTAGGAATTGGGAAGCCTTTGTCGAAGAAGGAAAGTTAAATATGGGCTATCGCGTCACCCCCACCCAGTGGGCCGAGGGACTAGTATTTGATAAAACAATAGCTAACCTATGTTCTCTTACCTGGGTTACACCTTTTGAGTTCCCGGTGGCGGGGCCGGGTGATTCCTCGGCCATGGACGTTGCCCCCACCTTGAGAAATATCTTTGATGCCTTAATGAGGCGCATGACCCTCTTTCTTCCTGGCCGGCCAGATGCCCAACGAGTTACTGATGTATGGGCACAGTTATCTCCTGAAAAATTAGAGAAGATTGAATTGATCCTCCAACAGGAAACAAATCGATCCTTGATTGTGCGAGACAAACTGCAACCACCGCCCAAAGAATGGCCAGGTCAGAAAGTTGGTACGCAGGTATTCCAAAGTATTGATCCTGCACTCTTACCCTATCTCGAGTTGGCCTCGATATTACACGTTGGCGAACATACTCGCCTTGGATGCGGAACTTTTGTGCTGGCGTGA